A window from Hemibagrus wyckioides isolate EC202008001 linkage group LG17, SWU_Hwy_1.0, whole genome shotgun sequence encodes these proteins:
- the LOC131367856 gene encoding uncharacterized protein LOC131367856 isoform X1: MAQKRVNLTQSSGAKKIRGENNLPSCDFGFDETFSSSLSHHNSCTTLNPYLTDAIDRLNESLGPSQQLVRQTPITDYSDIITPETQQRDIISELNQTLLALQNSLNEQGYSTQSNPSLIDAVNQLNVSLRSPEPVNTQLEHSNHNSDHNVSITPHTQHDIFSELNQSLLALQNSLNEQGYSTPLNPELLDAVNQLNDSLALATDQNINEVPISEIEHNHTPLSPHDLFHDLNQSLVMLNEGFVNFFDTVASQNIQTINEHRTETVNDQSPNVEDVQTADTENINPQSCIDVQIFGGVNIQPPSVESMQLDNDENLAPPNVENMRTDNVENIAPPNVENVQAGNGIDPNIRIINRDRFNNTEIRRRVNFSSIAAVDSFADFYNYVLEILNSLIEVANEMISPKDIVTVEIRGDTIDVSSHIHLVNGSVDLQSFLTMLENSIQSKREIFSDDTLEIVIQIVRPPRGGSYRRKISTLFTSEAIQKKMRHLYIFHNKYMCFTLCVTQLLNPQNNDLQTEKIARQILRDVGLTENTAVTSADVSKFEKHLKCKIVIIHRSDNKAGYSFFQTSRTPHKKTIYLFLHDNHYYGVKSITGLLGRSYVCRFCHSGYENARAHKCEFSCNICRDVECYNHRQSIIKCPDCLRLCKSKRCFDIHKVKRRSERGVYSLCETGFYCSMRNVVEYRNPFNRRDHVCLESRCDLCGEKVDSEISHFCYIQPLRKEKQNMRHIFYDFETTQETGTHTANLICCMNCRGMSWAFEGEGCVAAFFKAFRRKKYRGYTFIAHNPRGFDSYILLNHLVKEGIAPDIIAQGGKILCFSDTDFRQRYIDSLSFSPMKLSNPPKAMGFSEKKKGYFPHFWNTKEHQDYIGPYPEPELYGVDSMMPKDREDFFYVVRDRD; this comes from the coding sequence ATGGCGCAGAAGCGGGTGAATCTCACACAGTCTTCAGGGGCTAAGAAAATACGTGGTGAAAATAATCTACCGTCTTGTGATTTCGGTTTTGATGAAACTTTTTCTAGTAGTTTGTCACATCACAACTCATGCACAACTCTGAACCCCTATTTAACAGACGCTATCGACCGGTTAAACGAGAGTTTAGGACCATCACAGCAGCTTGTTAGACAGACCCCTATTACAGATtatagtgacatcattacacccGAGACACAACAACGTGACATAATCAGTGAACTTAACCAGACTCTGTTAGCATTACAGAATAGTCTAAATGAACAAGGTTACTCTACACAGTCGAATCCCTCATTAATAGATGCTGTTAACCAGTTGAATGTTAGTCTAAGAAGTCCTGAGCCGGTTAATACCCAATTAGAGCATTCCAATCATAATTCAGATCATAATGTATCAATTACACCACATACTCAACACGACATATTCAGTGAACTTAACCAGAGTCTGCTAGCATTACAGAATAGTCTAAATGAACAAGGTTACTCTACCCCCTTGAATCCTGAGTTATTAGATGCGGTTAATCAATTAAATGATAGTTTGGCTTTAGCCACAGATCAAAACATCAACGAGGTCCCTATTTCAGAAATCGAACATAATCATACACCGTTATCTCCACATGATCTGTTTCATGATCTTAACCAAAGCCTCGTTATGTTAAATGAGGGTTTTGTAAACTTTTTCGATACCGTTGCTTCACAAAACATTCAAACTATAAATGAACACAGGACTGAAACAGTAAATGATCAGTCTCCTAATGTAGAAGACGTGCAAACAGCTGACACTGAGAACATAAACCCCCAAAGCTGTATTGACGTGCAAATATTTGGCGGTGTTAACATACAACCCCCTAGTGTTGAAAGCATGCAATTAGATAATGACGAGAACCTAGCCCCTCCTAATGTAGAAAACATGCGAACAGATAACGTCGAGAACATAGCCCCTCCTAACGTGGAAAACGTGCAAGCTGGTAACGGGATTGATCCTAATATTAGAATAATTAATCGCGACCGATTCAATAATACTGAAATTAGGAGAAGAGTAAATTTTTCATCGATCGCAGCTGTAGACAGCTTTGCggatttttataattatgtttTAGAAATCTTAAACAGTCTGATAGAAGTGGCTAATGAAATGATTTCACCAAAGGACATAGTAACGGTTGAAATTAGAGGTGATACGATCGACgtttcttcacatattcatCTAGTTAATGGGTCTGTTGATTTACAGTCTTTTCTGACCATGCTTGAAAATTCTATTCAAAGTAAACGTGAAATTTTTTCAGATGACACACTCGAAATAGTAATCCAAATAGTTCGACCACCTCGTGGTGGTTCATATAGAAGGAAGATTAGTACATTATTCACTTCGGAAGCTATACAGAAGAAGATGAGacatctgtatatatttcataataaatacatgtgttttacactgtgtgttacaCAACTTTTGAACCCTCAAAATAATGACCTTCAAACTGAAAAAATCGCTAGGCAAATCCTCCGTGATGTAGGATTAACTGAAAACACAGCTGTCACATCTGCTGATGTATCTAAATTTGAGAAGCATCTGAAGTGTAAAATTGTAATCATACACCGTTCTGACAACAAAGCTGGCTACTCTttctttcaaaccagcagaaccccccataaaaaaacaatttacttGTTCTTACATGACAATCATTATTACGGTGTTAAAAGCATTACAGGACTTTTGGGGCGTAGTTATGTCTGTCGTTTCTGTCATTCAGGGTATGAGAATGCCAGAGCTCACAAGTGTGAGTTTAGCTGTAACATTTGTCGTGATGTAGAATGCTACAATCATAGACAGAGTATAATTAAATGTCCTGATTGTTTGAGGTTGTGTAAGTCAAAACGTTGTTTCGACATACATAAAGTAAAACGCCGGTCAGAAAGAGGTGTATACTCTCTGTGTGAAACAGGGTTCTATTGCAGCATGCGTAATGTCGTAGAGTATCGGAACCCCTTTAACCGGAGAGATCATGTGTGCTTAGAGAGCCGTTGTGATCTCTGTGGTGAAAAAGTGGATTCAGAAATATCGCATTTCTGTTATATACAGCCGTTAAGGAAAGAAAAGCAGAATATGAGACACATCTTTTATGATTTCGAGACTACACAGGAAACCGGAACTCATACTGCTAATTTAATATGTTGCATGAATTGTCGTGGTATGTCGTGGGCGTTTGAAGGGGAGGGGTGTGTTGCAGCATTTTTTAAGGCTTTCCGTCGTAAAAAGTACAGAGGGTACACATTTATAGCGCATAACCCTAGAGGGTTCGATTCATACATTTTGTTGAATCATTTAGTGAAAGAAGGAATCGCCCCTGATATCATTGCACAAGGTGGAAaaattctgtgtttttctgatACAGATTTTCGACAGAGATACATCGATAGTCTGTCTTTCTCACCCATGAAGTTAAGTAATCCTCCTAAAGCCATGGGgttctcagaaaaaaagaaaggttatTTTCCGCATTTCtggaacacaaaagaacaccaAGACTACATAGGTCCATATCCTGAGCCCGAGCTTTACGGTGTGGATAGCATGATGCCTAAGGACagggaggattttttttatgtggtACGCGACCGTGACTGA